The window GGTTGTGTCAGATTCGTTCCAGGTCACTGCGACATCGGCACCATTGTCCGCCGCTCGTTGATTGACGGGGATCGCATTGGCCGGAGGGAGTGGAACGATGGCAAGTTGGCCGAGCGTGCCGAGCAGCAATCCCATCATCTCATCCCGCTGCGCGACCTCGACGCTTCCGAGCGGTGTGATTCCCAGCAACGCCCCTCGGCAAGACACCGATTCCAGCGTTGGCAAAGGCGAATCGTTGCTGCTGCGGAAGAAGGATGACGAGCGAGAGTACGTGCCTTCTAGATGGCCGGTCACGTTCAGCTGAATCAATTCCGGCGTGGCGGATTTGACTTGATAAGTCAACGTGCCAGGGTATTTGCCCGCGTCTTTACCGATCCCGATCTGAATGTTGATCTTGTAGGTGACCGTTTCGCCAACCTTCGAGCTGAAACGAACCGGTTCAGCGGCTGAGGCAGAAGCCGAAACCAGCAACGAGCCGGGGACCGCCACGCCAAATAACAGCATGCCGACCAGGAAGGTCAACGAACCATTCAATCGATGAGTCATGTCGTCGTCGCCTGATGAAATGGGATGGAGGACCCCCATGTTAATGACTCGACGCATCCTCTGTGAACGGAAACAGCCGCTCAAAGGCGGCTGTTTCTTGAAACGTTCACAATGCAATCAGACGTTCTGTGCGTACCGACGTTGCAGCGATTCGACTTCCATCGGAGTGTCACGCATGGCAACCATCGCTCGCACGGCGGCTTCCGCGGCGGCCAGAGTGGTGATGCACGGCACGCCATGTTGCACGCCGGCAGCTCGGATCTTGCCTTCGTCAGTCCGAGCTCCCTTGCCTGACGGAGTGTTCAGAATCAACTGAACGTCGTCGTTTTTCAGGTAGTCGATCAGGTTGGGGTGACCTTCGGAGAGCTTCTTGACCCGGGTCACAGCGATTCCGTTGGCTTCCAAACGAACCGCGGTTCCTTCGGTCGCCAAAAGTTCAAAACCCAACTCGATCAAAGACTTGCCGAGTGACTCGGCGGCTTCTTTGTGGTTGGCAGAGAGCGACAAGAAGATCTTGCCAGATTCTGGCAGCACGGTCCCCGCAGCGAGTTGGCTTTTGGCAAACGCGATCGAGAACAATTCGCTGACACCCATGACTTCGCCGGTGCTTCGCATCTCGGGGCCGAGCACAATGTCGACGCCGGCAAATTTCCGGAATGGCAACACGCTTTCTTTGATCGAAACGTGGCGTGGAATGGGTTCTTCCGTGACGTTCAGTTCTTTCAACGTCTTGCCGGCCATGACTTTGGTCGCCAAGTTTGCGACAGGAACTCCGGTCGCTTTGGCAACGAACGGCACGGTGCGGCTGGCACGCGGGTTCACTTCCAAAATGTAAAGCGTTGGCTGCGTGCCTTCCATTTTGACGGCGAACTGAATGTTCATCAGCCCAACCACGTTCAGGCGTGCGGCCAGCTTTCTCGTCGCATCGCGAATTTCGGCCAGGACCGGTTGAGTCAGGCTGAACGGTGGGATGCAGCAAGCCGAGTCACCCGAGTGAACACCAGCTTCTTCGATATGTTCCATGATCCCCATGATCACGCAATCGTTGCCATCGCTGATCGCGTCGACATCGACTTCGGTAGCGTCTTCGAGGAACCGGTCGATCAGAACAGGCTGTCCATCGGCGACGATGAATGCCTCGGCAACGTAGCGAGCGAACTGGGAGTGGTCGTAGCAGATCTCCATCGCACGGCCGCCGAGCACAAAGCTGGGGCGAACAAGCGCCGGATAGCCAATGCGTTTGGCTTCGACTCGCGCTTCGTCCATGTTGCGAGCGATGCCCGATGGCGGTTGCCGCAGGCCGAGTTCGTCGATCAGGCTGCTGAACAATTCACGGTCTTCGGCGGTGTCGATCGTGTCGACGCTGGTGCCGATGATCGGCACGCCGGCCTGTTCCAATCCACGAGCCAAGTTGAGCGGCGTTTGGCCACCGAACTGAACGATCACACCATCAGGCTGCATCGCGTCGCAGATGTTCAGGACGTCTTCGATCGTCAAGGGTTCGAAGAACAAGATGTCCGATGTGTCGTAGTCGGTGCTGACTGTTTCTGGGTTGCTGTTGACCATGATCGATTCGATGCCCATCTCTTGCAGGGCAAACGAAGCGTGGCAGCAGCAGTAATCGAACTCGATGCCCTGACCGATTCGGTTGGGGCCACCACCCAAGATCACGACACGTTTCTTGTCGCCCTTGGCTGGCACTTCGGTTTCGGATTCGTAGGTGCTGTAGTAGTACGGCGTGAAAGCTTCAAATTCAGCCGCACAGGTGTCGACACTTTTGTAGACCGGTCGAATGCCCATTTCCAAACGTTTCGCTCGGACTTGGGATTCCGTTTTCGACGTGATCGTCGCGATTTGACGATCCGAGAATCCGCGACGTTTGGCGTCTCGCATTGTGTCTACATCGATCGCGTCCAGCTTTCCGATCGCGCGTAGGTTGTCTTCGGTTTCGATCAGTTGTTGCAGGTGATCGAGGAACCATGGGTCGATGTTGGTCAGCGAATGAATTTCCGCCGCCGTCATTCCGTCCTTGAATGCATAGCGGATGTAGAAAACTCGCTCGGAACCGGGAGTCGACAACTTCGCACGGATTTCGTCGCGGCTTGGTTGATCTTCGGTTCCCCAGAGATCCTTCGGGTCACTGCCAAATCCGAATGCGCCGACTTCCAAGCCACGCAGGGCTTTTTGGAACGACTCTTGGAACGTTCGTCCGATCGACATGGTTTCGCCGACCGACTTCATTTGAGTCGTCAGTGTCGCGTCGGCTTCGGGGAATTTCTCGAACGCGAATCGAGGCATCTTGGTGACGACGTAGTCGATCGTCGGTTCGAAGCAGGCTTTGGTTTTTTGCGTGATGTCGTTGGGCAATTCCCACAAACGATATCCCACGGCCAATTTCGCAGCGATCTTTGCGATCGGGAAACCGGTTGCTTTGCTGGCCAACGCCGAGCTTCGACTGACTCGCGGATTCATTTCAATCACGATCATTCGGCCCGTGTCAGGCTCGATCGCGAATTGGATGTTGCTGCCGCCGGTCTCGACACCGATTTCGCGAATGACAGCCAGCGAAGCGTCACGCATCCGTTGGTATTCTTTGTCGCTCAACGTTTGGGCGGGGGCGACGGTGATGGAGTCGCCCGTGTGGACACCCATTGGGTCGAAGTTTTCGATGGCACAAATGATCACGACGTTGTCGTCGCAATCACGCATGACTTCCATCTCGTACTCTTTCCAGCCGATGATCGATTCTTCGATCAAGACTTCGGTGACGGGCGATTGATCCAGTCCGTTTTGGACCAGCGAATCGAAGTCGTCTTTGTTGTAGGCAATCGCAGAACCACTGCCGCCCATCGTGAAGGATGGTCGAACGACGGCGGGCAAGCCAACTTCGGCGAGGGCTTTGCGTGCATCGGCGAGCGTTCGGACGGTGAAGCCTTTGCAGACATCCAGGCCGATTTTGTCCATCGCTTGTTTGAACTGTTCGCGTTCTTCCGCTTTGGCGATGACCTTGGCGTTGGCGGCGATCATTTCGACGCCGTATTTTTCGAGCACGCCGTTGGCGTCGAGGTCCATCGCGACGT of the Rhodopirellula baltica SH 1 genome contains:
- the carB gene encoding carbamoyl-phosphate synthase large subunit; protein product: MPRRDDIKKILLIGSGPIVIGQACEFDYSGTQACKALREEGYEVVLVNSNPATIMTDPATADATYIEPLTWQIVEKVIAKERPDALLPTLGGQTGLNVAMDLDANGVLEKYGVEMIAANAKVIAKAEEREQFKQAMDKIGLDVCKGFTVRTLADARKALAEVGLPAVVRPSFTMGGSGSAIAYNKDDFDSLVQNGLDQSPVTEVLIEESIIGWKEYEMEVMRDCDDNVVIICAIENFDPMGVHTGDSITVAPAQTLSDKEYQRMRDASLAVIREIGVETGGSNIQFAIEPDTGRMIVIEMNPRVSRSSALASKATGFPIAKIAAKLAVGYRLWELPNDITQKTKACFEPTIDYVVTKMPRFAFEKFPEADATLTTQMKSVGETMSIGRTFQESFQKALRGLEVGAFGFGSDPKDLWGTEDQPSRDEIRAKLSTPGSERVFYIRYAFKDGMTAAEIHSLTNIDPWFLDHLQQLIETEDNLRAIGKLDAIDVDTMRDAKRRGFSDRQIATITSKTESQVRAKRLEMGIRPVYKSVDTCAAEFEAFTPYYYSTYESETEVPAKGDKKRVVILGGGPNRIGQGIEFDYCCCHASFALQEMGIESIMVNSNPETVSTDYDTSDILFFEPLTIEDVLNICDAMQPDGVIVQFGGQTPLNLARGLEQAGVPIIGTSVDTIDTAEDRELFSSLIDELGLRQPPSGIARNMDEARVEAKRIGYPALVRPSFVLGGRAMEICYDHSQFARYVAEAFIVADGQPVLIDRFLEDATEVDVDAISDGNDCVIMGIMEHIEEAGVHSGDSACCIPPFSLTQPVLAEIRDATRKLAARLNVVGLMNIQFAVKMEGTQPTLYILEVNPRASRTVPFVAKATGVPVANLATKVMAGKTLKELNVTEEPIPRHVSIKESVLPFRKFAGVDIVLGPEMRSTGEVMGVSELFSIAFAKSQLAAGTVLPESGKIFLSLSANHKEAAESLGKSLIELGFELLATEGTAVRLEANGIAVTRVKKLSEGHPNLIDYLKNDDVQLILNTPSGKGARTDEGKIRAAGVQHGVPCITTLAAAEAAVRAMVAMRDTPMEVESLQRRYAQNV